CCCGACGTGATTTCCGCGCCCTTCGCCAGTTGCGTGATCGGCTTTCCCCGTTAGCACCACCCCAGATTTCCCTGACAGAACTTTCTATGGGGATGAGCGGCGACTTCGAAATCGCCATTGAAGAAGGAGCGACCATGGTAAGGATCGGTTGCGCTCTTTTCAAAGGTATCCTTGAGGAAGATTCATGAGTGGTCACCGTGGCACGGCGGGTTTTACGCCGACTCGTGCCTCGACCGGCCGGTGTGACTGTGTCTCCAAAACTATCTTCAATGGATCCATTCAAGGATTGCATCACCAGTGAACCGGGAATCTCTCGTATGAATCCACCCGCGGATCATTCTGAAGGCTGTGTGCTGGAACTTAAAGTACATGCGGGAGCTCGCCGTAACGAGGTGCGATGGGAGTCGGACGAGCGTGTGAAAGTGTGGGTCACACAGGCTCCGGAAAAAGGCAAGGCCAACCAGGCAGTGCTGG
This is a stretch of genomic DNA from Thermogutta terrifontis. It encodes these proteins:
- a CDS encoding DUF167 domain-containing protein; the encoded protein is MNPPADHSEGCVLELKVHAGARRNEVRWESDERVKVWVTQAPEKGKANQAVLEILAKSLGVRPSQLEIVSGQTSPHKRILVRGLNAREVAQRLKAGAHTDPKTG